Within the Borreliella valaisiana VS116 genome, the region AAAACCTTTAGGTGTTTATACAGTGGGGATATTAGTATTGAAATTTACATAATGTTAAAGATTATAAATAATTTTTCATCTATTTAATTGTACAAAAATTTCATACGTCTAAACTATGATTTTTAAAATCATAGTTTAGAGATAGTTATTCTCACAAGCAATTGATTATAATTTCAACTTGGTCAAAACTCATATAGCTATTTAAAATTTTATTAATTCTTAAACCTCATCTACTCTTTCCCAAGAATTTAAAAATAGATAAAAAATTGTGTCAATTGCAATTATTATTAATGTAAGAGTTAGAGAGCCATTTGTAAGTCCTTTTGCCTTTACTTCGGGATAAAATTTTAATAATCCGTTTATAGATAGATAGCTTGTTAAGCCAGCTAATAATCCAGAAATTAGTCTTGATAGAGGATGAATGATCCATAAAGATTTTATTTTTATTTTAAAATAATAGTATAATAATACATTAATATATTGAAATAAAAAAAACAAATATGTTCCGATTAATACTGTTGCTATGTACTCAAAATTATAAAACAGTATTTTTAAATGAATTCCTAATTGGTCTGATTTACTATGGTTAAATCTTAATGTAAATTGAATCATAATAGCAAAGGTCATTTTTAGTAAAAAACATAATATTACTGAATCTATTGCTTCTTTTTTGTTATATTTTTCTGTTATTAAATTTAAAGAGAATAGTGTTGACAAAAAAATAATTCCTGATGTATTTAAATAAATTCCAAATGTTTTTAATTTGTTTAGTATAACAATATTTGATATTACTGAAAGTATTGCATTAAAGCAAAAAAGACCCAATTTACCAAAAAATCTATAAAGTATTCCTAAGCTTACGTATATAAAAAGTGATATTCCCGTCCATAAGCCCAAATCAAATAGTTCATTAGCCATAATAAATTATATCAGATTAATACTTACATGCAATATTGAATTGATATTTTGTAAGGCATCACAATTAACACAAACGGATACAAGTTGAATAAAAATTATATTATCTTATCCATGTTTTTATATTTTAGCTTTTTATATTGATAATACCGATAATTAGTCTTTTTTTTTATGTATGACGAA harbors:
- a CDS encoding queuosine precursor transporter translates to MANELFDLGLWTGISLFIYVSLGILYRFFGKLGLFCFNAILSVISNIVILNKLKTFGIYLNTSGIIFLSTLFSLNLITEKYNKKEAIDSVILCFLLKMTFAIMIQFTLRFNHSKSDQLGIHLKILFYNFEYIATVLIGTYLFFLFQYINVLLYYYFKIKIKSLWIIHPLSRLISGLLAGLTSYLSINGLLKFYPEVKAKGLTNGSLTLTLIIIAIDTIFYLFLNSWERVDEV